A stretch of the Sulfurospirillum sp. UCH001 genome encodes the following:
- a CDS encoding anaerobic C4-dicarboxylate transporter encodes MLWLEVIVVLAAIYFGARLGSIGIGYAGGLGVLVLTLGLGLKLGSIPIDVILIIMSVIAAIGAMQVAGGLDYMVSIAERILRKNPKQITYLAPVVTYVMTFFAGTGHTAFSTLPVIAEVAKEQGIRPSRPLSIAVVASQIAITASPISAAVVFLSGVLEKQGIGYLELLAVLIPSSFLACMVAAFVANFLGKDLKDDEVYQERLAKGLIKTRGTTKLEIKPGAKLSVAIFLVSILAVVTYATLISDKVGVIKNPVVPRNEAIMLFMFAAATFISFFTKIEAAQVLNSATFKSGMSACICVLGVAWLGDTFVANHIKEIKTLAGDLLNVYPWLLAVVLFFASTLLYSQAATAKALIPSALLLGVSPLTVVASFAAVSALFVLPTYPTLIAAVEMDDTGSTRIGKYVFNHPFVIPGIIAIALSVIFAFVIGGMVL; translated from the coding sequence ATGTTATGGTTAGAAGTTATCGTAGTTCTTGCCGCCATTTATTTCGGTGCAAGACTAGGTAGTATCGGTATTGGTTATGCGGGAGGTTTGGGTGTTCTTGTCCTTACCTTGGGGTTAGGATTGAAATTAGGATCAATTCCTATTGATGTTATTTTGATCATTATGTCTGTTATTGCAGCTATTGGTGCTATGCAAGTAGCTGGTGGACTTGATTATATGGTTAGTATCGCTGAAAGAATCTTGCGTAAAAACCCTAAACAAATTACATATCTTGCACCTGTTGTCACTTATGTTATGACATTTTTTGCAGGAACTGGTCATACAGCGTTTTCAACACTTCCAGTTATTGCTGAAGTAGCGAAAGAGCAAGGTATTCGTCCATCTCGTCCTTTAAGTATTGCGGTTGTTGCTTCTCAAATTGCTATTACAGCATCTCCTATTTCTGCAGCAGTTGTCTTTTTAAGCGGTGTATTGGAAAAACAAGGTATTGGTTATTTAGAGCTTCTTGCTGTTTTAATTCCATCTTCTTTCCTTGCGTGTATGGTTGCAGCATTTGTTGCTAACTTCTTGGGTAAAGACCTTAAAGATGATGAAGTATATCAAGAGAGATTGGCTAAAGGTCTTATTAAAACCAGAGGTACAACAAAGTTAGAAATTAAACCAGGTGCAAAACTTTCTGTTGCAATTTTCTTAGTTTCTATTCTTGCTGTTGTTACATATGCAACATTGATTAGTGATAAAGTGGGCGTTATCAAAAACCCAGTTGTTCCTAGAAATGAAGCGATTATGCTTTTCATGTTTGCAGCAGCTACATTTATCTCTTTCTTTACTAAAATCGAAGCAGCTCAAGTTCTTAACTCTGCAACATTTAAATCAGGTATGAGTGCATGTATTTGTGTACTTGGTGTTGCATGGCTTGGTGATACCTTTGTTGCAAATCATATTAAAGAGATCAAAACACTTGCTGGTGATTTACTAAACGTTTATCCTTGGTTACTTGCTGTTGTTCTTTTCTTCGCAAGTACACTACTTTATTCACAAGCAGCTACTGCAAAAGCGCTTATCCCAAGTGCGTTACTTCTTGGTGTTTCACCATTAACAGTTGTTGCTTCTTTTGCAGCGGTAAGTGCACTTTTCGTACTTCCAACCTACCCAACACTCATTGCAGCAGTTGAGATGGATGACACTGGTTCAACTCGTATTGGTAAATATGTTTTCAACCACCCATTCGTTATTCCAGGCATCATTGCTATTGCACTTTCAGTTATCTTTGCATTTGTTATCGGTGGTATGGTTTTATAA
- a CDS encoding type II asparaginase: MNFFNKSIVALALIGASSCLMAKPTIAILATGGTIAGAGTSEIKSSYSAGAVTVDKLLAAVPAINDLATVKGEQISSIGSQEMNNKVWLKLAKRVNELLAQPDIDGVVITHGTDTMEETAYFLDLTVKSKKPVVLVGAMRSGTSMSADGPMNLFNAVHVVTSKETSGKGVVVVMNDEIHSAREVTKINTSSVNAFASPNAGKIGTVYYGDVKYLMQPTRKHTVNSEFDISKLEDLPRVDILFAHPEDTDSLVKAAVAGGAKGIIHAGMGNGNPFPATEAGLGEAVKKGVVVARSSRVPTGSTTLEGEVDDKKFGFIAVDSLNAQKARVLLMLGLTKTNDKAALQKMFLEY, encoded by the coding sequence ATGAATTTTTTTAACAAATCTATCGTAGCGTTGGCACTTATTGGTGCATCTTCTTGTTTGATGGCAAAACCTACTATTGCCATTTTAGCCACAGGTGGTACCATTGCGGGTGCTGGTACATCTGAAATCAAAAGTTCTTATTCAGCAGGTGCAGTGACCGTTGACAAACTTCTTGCAGCAGTCCCTGCAATCAATGATTTAGCAACGGTTAAAGGCGAGCAAATCTCAAGCATTGGTTCACAAGAGATGAACAACAAAGTGTGGTTAAAATTGGCTAAAAGAGTCAATGAGCTTCTTGCACAACCAGACATTGATGGTGTTGTCATTACTCATGGTACAGATACAATGGAAGAGACAGCTTATTTCTTAGACCTTACAGTTAAAAGCAAAAAACCTGTTGTTTTAGTAGGCGCTATGCGTTCAGGTACCTCTATGAGTGCAGACGGTCCTATGAACCTTTTTAATGCGGTACATGTTGTAACAAGTAAAGAGACATCAGGTAAAGGTGTTGTGGTTGTTATGAACGACGAAATCCACAGCGCGCGTGAAGTTACAAAAATTAATACAAGCTCTGTTAACGCATTCGCTTCTCCAAATGCAGGTAAAATCGGTACCGTTTATTATGGTGACGTTAAATATTTGATGCAACCAACTCGTAAACACACTGTAAACTCTGAATTTGACATTAGTAAACTTGAAGATCTTCCACGTGTTGACATTCTTTTTGCTCACCCAGAAGATACAGATAGCTTAGTCAAAGCAGCAGTTGCTGGTGGCGCTAAAGGTATTATTCACGCTGGTATGGGTAATGGAAATCCATTCCCTGCAACAGAAGCTGGTCTTGGCGAAGCTGTTAAAAAAGGCGTTGTTGTAGCTAGAAGCTCACGTGTACCAACAGGTAGCACAACCCTTGAAGGTGAAGTGGATGATAAAAAATTCGGCTTTATCGCTGTTGATAGCCTCAATGCACAAAAAGCAAGAGTTCTTTTGATGTTAGGTCTAACTAAAACTAACGACAAAGCGGCTCTTCAAAAAATGTTCTTAGAGTATTAA
- the aspA gene encoding aspartate ammonia-lyase: MSTRMEHDLIGDKEISNECYYGVQTARAAENFHITGVTLSSFPTFIISLAKVKKAAALANYELGLLAENKKNVICDACDEIIAGKYHDQFVVDMFQGGAGTSTNMNANEVIANIGLEKMGHQKGEYKFLHPNNDVNLSQSTNDAYPTALRVALYEKLGELTGSMSIIKNSFAKKAAEFKDIIKMGRTQLQDAVPMTLEQEFRTYAVMIGEDIQRVTEAQQLVREMNLGATAIGTGINAHPDYAKTVEAKLQEVTGRPFVTAGDLVEATQDTGAYVQISGVLKRVATKMSKICNDLRLLSSGPRTGFGEINLPAMQPGSSIMPGKVNPVIPEVVNQVCFQVIGTDVAVTMACEGGQLQLNVFEPVIAYNLFNSVNMMRNAFETLAYTCVDGITANPERCKSLVLNSIGLVTALNPFIGYENSTSVAKEALETGGSVYDIVLERGLLAKAELDDIIKPENMIKPRTYDKK, from the coding sequence ATGTCAACTAGAATGGAACACGATCTAATCGGTGATAAAGAAATATCTAACGAATGTTATTATGGCGTTCAAACTGCGCGCGCTGCTGAAAACTTTCATATTACAGGTGTAACGCTTTCAAGCTTCCCAACGTTCATCATCTCTCTTGCAAAAGTTAAAAAAGCGGCTGCTTTAGCAAACTATGAACTTGGACTTCTTGCTGAAAACAAAAAAAATGTAATTTGTGATGCATGTGATGAAATCATTGCTGGTAAATACCACGATCAATTTGTTGTTGATATGTTCCAAGGTGGAGCAGGTACTTCAACAAACATGAATGCAAACGAAGTTATCGCAAATATCGGTTTGGAGAAAATGGGTCACCAAAAAGGTGAATACAAATTCCTTCACCCAAATAACGATGTTAACCTTTCTCAATCAACAAACGATGCTTACCCAACTGCGCTTCGTGTAGCACTTTATGAAAAACTAGGTGAACTTACAGGCTCTATGAGCATCATTAAAAACTCATTTGCTAAAAAAGCAGCAGAGTTTAAAGACATCATCAAAATGGGTAGAACTCAACTTCAAGATGCTGTTCCTATGACTCTAGAGCAAGAGTTTAGAACCTATGCAGTTATGATCGGTGAAGATATTCAACGTGTAACTGAAGCACAACAACTTGTTCGCGAGATGAACCTTGGTGCAACAGCAATTGGTACAGGTATCAATGCACACCCTGATTACGCAAAAACAGTAGAAGCAAAACTTCAAGAAGTAACTGGCCGTCCATTTGTAACTGCAGGTGACCTTGTTGAAGCAACACAAGATACAGGTGCATATGTACAAATCTCTGGTGTTCTTAAACGTGTAGCAACTAAAATGTCAAAAATTTGTAATGACCTTCGTTTGTTAAGCTCAGGTCCAAGAACAGGATTTGGCGAAATCAATCTTCCAGCAATGCAACCAGGTAGTTCAATTATGCCAGGTAAAGTTAACCCTGTTATCCCTGAAGTTGTAAACCAAGTATGTTTCCAAGTTATCGGTACAGACGTAGCGGTTACTATGGCATGTGAAGGTGGCCAACTCCAACTTAACGTATTTGAGCCAGTTATTGCTTACAACCTATTCAATTCTGTAAACATGATGAGAAACGCATTTGAGACACTTGCTTATACATGTGTTGATGGCATTACAGCAAATCCTGAGAGATGTAAATCACTCGTACTGAACAGTATTGGACTTGTTACAGCTCTTAATCCATTTATCGGTTATGAAAACTCAACTTCAGTTGCTAAAGAAGCTCTAGAGACAGGTGGTTCAGTGTATGACATCGTTCTTGAGCGTGGTCTTTTAGCAAAAGCAGAGCTTGATGATATTATCAAACCAGAGAATATGATTAAACCTCGTACATACGACAAAAAGTAA
- the aspA gene encoding aspartate ammonia-lyase encodes MSTRIEHDLIGDKEISNECYYGVQTARAVENFHITGVTLGSFPTFLESIAKVKKAAALANYELNLLAENKKNAIIEACDAIISGKFHDQFVVDMIQGGAGTSTNMNANEVIANIGLEILGHKKGEYKFLHPNNDVNLSQSTNDAYPTALRVALYEKLGELGESMKIIKDSFAKKSAEFKDVIKMGRTQLQDAVPMTLEQEFRTYAVMIGEDIQRVHEARQLVREINMGATAIGTGINAHPDYAKTVEAKLQEVTGRPFITAGDLVEATQDTGAYVQISGVLKRVATKMSKICNDLRLLSSGPRTGFGEINLPAMQPGSSIMPGKVNPVIPEVVNQVCFQVIGTDIAVTMACEAGQLQLNVFEPLIAYNLFNSINMMKNAFETLAYTCVDGITANPERCKSLVLNSIGLVTALNPYLGYENSTMVAKEALQTGGSVYDIVLEKGLLAKEELDEIIKPENMIQPHNFGLSEKSKFVKL; translated from the coding sequence GTGTCAACCAGAATCGAACATGATCTAATCGGCGATAAAGAGATTTCCAATGAGTGTTATTATGGTGTTCAAACAGCACGAGCTGTTGAGAACTTTCACATTACAGGTGTTACGTTAGGAAGCTTTCCTACGTTTCTTGAATCTATAGCAAAAGTAAAAAAAGCAGCCGCACTCGCCAATTATGAACTGAATCTTTTGGCTGAAAACAAAAAAAATGCCATTATTGAAGCATGCGATGCGATTATCTCAGGTAAATTCCACGATCAATTTGTCGTTGACATGATCCAAGGTGGAGCGGGAACTTCAACCAATATGAATGCCAATGAAGTGATTGCGAACATTGGTTTAGAAATCTTAGGGCATAAAAAAGGTGAATACAAATTCTTGCACCCAAATAACGATGTTAATCTTTCTCAATCCACCAATGATGCCTATCCAACTGCCCTTCGTGTAGCACTTTATGAAAAGCTTGGTGAGCTTGGTGAATCTATGAAAATCATCAAAGACTCATTTGCTAAGAAGTCTGCAGAATTTAAAGATGTCATCAAGATGGGTCGTACGCAACTTCAAGATGCGGTTCCTATGACACTAGAGCAAGAATTTCGTACCTATGCCGTTATGATTGGAGAAGATATACAAAGAGTGCATGAAGCAAGGCAGTTAGTCCGTGAAATCAATATGGGAGCAACAGCCATTGGAACGGGTATCAACGCGCATCCTGATTATGCTAAAACCGTAGAAGCCAAACTTCAAGAAGTGACGGGTCGACCTTTTATCACGGCAGGTGATCTTGTCGAAGCAACGCAAGATACGGGTGCTTATGTTCAAATTTCGGGTGTTCTTAAACGTGTAGCAACCAAAATGTCTAAAATCTGCAACGACCTTCGTTTGTTAAGCTCAGGCCCAAGAACAGGCTTTGGTGAGATCAATCTGCCTGCAATGCAACCAGGAAGCTCCATTATGCCAGGTAAAGTTAACCCAGTCATTCCAGAAGTGGTCAATCAAGTCTGTTTTCAAGTTATTGGCACCGATATCGCTGTAACGATGGCATGTGAAGCAGGACAATTGCAACTGAATGTTTTTGAACCACTCATCGCTTACAATCTTTTCAATTCCATCAATATGATGAAAAACGCGTTTGAAACCTTAGCTTATACGTGTGTTGATGGTATCACCGCCAATCCTGAGAGATGTAAATCACTCGTTCTCAATAGTATAGGGCTTGTAACCGCACTCAACCCTTACTTGGGGTATGAGAACTCAACCATGGTTGCAAAAGAAGCTTTACAAACAGGAGGCTCTGTTTACGACATTGTATTGGAGAAAGGGTTACTGGCAAAAGAAGAGCTTGATGAAATTATTAAACCCGAAAATATGATACAACCTCATAATTTTGGACTTTCAGAAAAAAGTAAATTTGTAAAACTTTAA